The Lycium barbarum isolate Lr01 chromosome 9, ASM1917538v2, whole genome shotgun sequence genome has a segment encoding these proteins:
- the LOC132609822 gene encoding bifunctional adenosine 5'-phosphosulfate phosphorylase/adenylylsulfatase HINT4: MIGRMTGGVLSECIFCQIANSSSSSTTLLHSDDKVVAFPDINPSAFRHYLVIPKQHIPTVKNLQRSPEDFSLVSHMLDVGKSLLHRDAPQSKHYRFGFHQPPFNSVDHLHLHCLALPYTPSSRFIKYASLGPLGGFIEVEKLLERIKPRIPHPSQCNCL; the protein is encoded by the exons ATGATAGGAAGAATGACTGGAGGGGTATTATCGGAATGTATATTTTGCCAGATTGCAAATAGCTCTTCCTCCTCCACCACTCTCCTTCACTCC GATGATAAAGTCGTTGCGTTTCCCGATATTAATCCCTCTGCCTTCAg GCATTACTTGGTAATTCCAAAACAGCACATTCCAACTGTCAAAAACCTTCAGAGAAGCCCAGAAGACTTCTCCTTAG TGAGTCACATGTTAGATGTGGGAAAGAGCCTATTACATAGGGATGCACCTCAGTCCAAGCATTACAG ATTTGGCTTCCATCAGCCTCCATTCAACAGTGTTGATCACCTCCACCTCCACTGCTTAGCACTTCCTTATACTCCAAG CTCGAGGTTTATAAAATACGCATCATTGGGGCCACTTGGTGGATTTATTGAAGTTGAAAAGCTATTGGAGAGAATAAAGCCACGAATTCCTCATCCCTCTCAATGTAATTGTCTGTGA
- the LOC132609821 gene encoding vesicle-associated protein 1-2-like, with protein sequence MSNAEPELLTINPLELKFPFELKKQISCSLQLSNKTENHVAFKVKTTNPKKYCVRPNTGIVLPRSTCDVIVTMQAQKEAPADMQCKDKFLLQSVVANAVTNPKDITQEMFNKEPGRIVEECKLRVIYLPPPQPPSPVAEGSEEGSSPRQSLTENDQQNGSELTRTFLETHDKSSEAKSVIYRLTEEKAGALHQSNRLRQELELLRRDISKSRSGGVSFMFVIIVGLFGVTLGYILKS encoded by the exons atgagcAATGCAGAACCAGAACTTCTCACCATCAATCCCCTTGAGCTCAAATTCCCAT TTGAGCTGAAGAAGCAGATTTCATGTTCCCTTCAATTGTCAAATAAAACTGAAAATCACGTTGCTTTCAAG gtTAAAACGACGAATCCCAAGAAGTATTGTGTTCGTCCAAACACAGGCATTGTTTTGCCTCGATCCACTTGTGATGTCATCG TAACAATGCAAGCACAGAAAGAGGCCCCTGCTGACATGCAATGCAAGGATAAGTTTCTACTTCAGAGTGTGGTTGCAAATGCTGTTACCAATCCAAAAGACATCACCCAAGAAATG TTCAATAAGGAGCCTGGACGCATTGTAGAAGAGTGCAAATTGAGAGTGATTTATCTTCCCCCGCCACAACCACCATCCCCCGTGGCAGAAGGATCAGAAGAAGGTTCTTCACCGAGACAGTCCTTGACAGAGAATGACCAACAAAATGGTTCTGAG CTTACACGAACATTCCTTGAAACTCATGACAAATCTTCAGAG GCAAAGTCAGTCATTTACAGATTGACGGAGGAGAAAGCTGGTGCTCTACATCAGAGCAACAGACTTCGTCAAGAATTG GAACTTCTGAGGCGTGATATCAGTAAAAGTCGCAGCGGTGGCGTTTCCTTCATGTTTGTCATCATTGTTGGCTTGTTCGGTGTAACTTTGGGCTACATTCTCAAAAGTTAA
- the LOC132609823 gene encoding autophagy-related protein 8f, translating into MAKSSFKQEHDLEKRRAEASRIREKYQDRIPVIVEKAERSDIPNIDKKKYLVPADLTVGQFVYVIRKRIKLSAEKAIFIFVDNVLPPTGAIMSSVYDEKKDEDGFLYVTYSGENTFGDLN; encoded by the exons ATGGCAAAGAGTTCATTCAAGCAAGAACATGATCTTG AGAAAAGGCGTGCAGAAGCTTCTAGGATTAGGGAAAAATACCAAGATAGGATTCCG GTGATAGTTGAAAAGGCTGAAAGGAGTGACATTCCCAACATTGACAAGAAAAA GTATCTTGTCCCAGCCGACTTGACAGTAGGCCAATTTGTGTATGTCATTCGCAAAAGGATTAAATTGAGTGCAGAAAAGGCAATTTTTATATTCGTCGACAATGTCCTACCACCAACAG GTGCAATCATGTCTTCAGTCTATGATGAGAAGAAGGATGAAGACGGTTTCCTCTATGTTACCTACAGTGGAGAAAACACATTTGGGGACCTTAACTAG
- the LOC132609824 gene encoding uncharacterized protein LOC132609824: MESLVELERIQTQILERITNLELSRNTSLETSNTSSSVTAAWNTTEDRLSGILVANGVRDFRLKRVPCDYYDWPLESRRDVLSASSIHHLCKSIVLVNTQAPSNITDCSDRNNSKYYIVVIQYTARFNAETVKNFLYTLNDGKIAKKKFNMRLAPEEISVKLTGYEHNGVTCVGMKTDIPVILDEEITKLNPDFFWLGGGEIDLKLGMRTSEFIKFVKPFIVKCSGA, encoded by the exons ATGGAATCATTAGTAGAGTTAGAGCGAATCCAAACCCAAATCCTGGAACGGATAACAAATCTGGAACTTTCTAGAAATacctctctagaaacttccaataCATCCTCCTCCGTTACCGCCGCCTGGAATACCACCGAAGACAGGCTTTCGGGGATTCTGGTTGCTAACGGAGTTAGAGATTTCAGGTTGAAGCGTGTTCCTTGTGATTACTATGATTGGCCTCTGGAATCCCGTCGTGATGTTCTCAGTGCTTCATCTATTCATCATCTCTGCAAAAGCATCGTTCTG GTAAATACTCAAGCCCCGTCTAATATTACTGATTGTAGTGATCGTAACAATTCAAAGTACTACATTGTCGTCATACAG TATACTGCCCGATTCAATGCTGAGACTGTGAAGAATTTTCTGTACACTCTCAATGATGGCAAGATAGCCAAAaagaaattcaaca TGAGGCTTGCTCCTGAGGAGATATCAGTAAAGCTGACTGGTTATGAACACAATGGAGTTACATGTGTTGGCATGAAAACAGATATACCG GTGATTTTGGATGAGGAAATTACAAAGCTCAACCCTGACTTCTTCTGGTTGGGAGGTGGTGAGATTGATCTTAAATTGGGGATGAGGACTTCAGAATTCATCAAGTTTGTCAAACCATTTATCGTCAAATGTAGCGGTGCTTAA